A DNA window from Helianthus annuus cultivar XRQ/B chromosome 15, HanXRQr2.0-SUNRISE, whole genome shotgun sequence contains the following coding sequences:
- the LOC110913941 gene encoding uncharacterized protein LOC110913941: MTHQNIKPRDILAAIKEENPHNVSTRNAIYNARAKLGRMEQVGETPMQILFDRLEKVGQSFKTKESWERFLYKWRKLINSKTDLDYNYWYERIRSKLPSKKTDEIMDYLDSIWLQPYRDRFVSFWSDQHLNFGQHTTNRAEGQHALLKQYLGDSNYTLDKVVPLIDKLIRNQVTEIKGSIETSMSRTLDPHNKPIFNLLRKKVSHACLDLISAEVNEIENLKLSNGTCACRLYTSYGLPSACRLEPYTTNGQMIPLELIDPFWRKLNLDSILKLSEVDCFDLDDELAFLKQHLIAQPREVKKNLLQKMKELVQLKKTKLQQPVMQKNTRGRPTLKAQQQRKDDSFMEPSRHNFFTTQDEYSDSPVGFGTQETIIEPTRHSSFVESRSYCAETPMLFGEIAKGAKNSKMQKKVAKSKEEQPHLPLLPVAQVNMFMHFKKFIPPCFYPHPSHIQNVQGDDNCGFRSIAVALSLKEWDWPLIREELHAGCNRFHELWKTINEPEYQNVMESLV, from the exons ATGACGCATCAGAACATAAAACCACGAGACATTCTTGCTGCCATTAAAGAAGAGAACCCCCATAATGTCTCAACAAGAAACGCCATATACAACGCTCGGGCCAAATTGGGTCGAATGGAACAAGTCGGCGAGACTCCAATGCAGATACTTTTCGACCGGTTGGAGAAGGTTGG GCAAAGCTTTAAAACAAAAGAAAGCTGGGAAAGGTTTCTTTACAAGTGGCGCAAGCTAATTAACTCAAAGACCGATCTTGACTATAACTACTGGTACGAGCGAATACGATCAAAGTTGCCAAGCAAAAAAACTGACG AGATTATGGACTATTTGGATTCAATCTGGTTACAACCATATAGAGACCGGTTTGTTTCATTCTGGAGCGACCAACATCTGAACTTCGGTCAACATACAACGAACAGGGCAGAGGGTCaacatgcccttttgaagcagTACCTAGGCGACTCTAATTACACCCTGGATAAAGTGGTACCACTTATTGATAAGCTCATAAGAAACCAGGTGACAGAAATCAAAGGCAGCATTGAAACAAGCATGAGCCGAACATTGGATCCACATAACAAACCAATATTTAATCTCCTACGAAAGAAGGTTTCACATGCCTGCCTAGACTTGATATCCGCCGAAGTAAATGAAATAGAAAACTTAAAGTTATCTAACGGTACATGCGCGTGCCGTTTGTATACAAGCTACGGGTTACCGAGCGCGTGTCGGTTGGAACCATATACAACGAATG GTCAAATGATCCCGTTGGAGTTGATAGACCCTTTTTGGAGAAAGTTAAATTTGGACTCCATACTGAAACTGAGCGAGGTGGACTGTTTCGACTTAGACGACGAACTTGCGTTTCTCAAACAACATTTAATTGCCCAGCCGAGAGAAGTCAAGAAAAACTTGCTTCAAAAGATGAAGGAGTTGGTACAACTCAAGAAGACGAAGCTCCAACAACCAGTTATGCAAAAAAACACACGGGGTCGTCCAACTTTAAAAGCTCAGCAACAAAGGAAGGATGATTCGTTTATGGAGCCTTCAAGACACAACTTTTTTACAACGCAGGACGAGTATAGTGATTCACCCGTTGGGTTTGGCACACAAGAGACAATCATCGAACCTACCAGGCACAGCTCGTTTGTCGAGTCACGAAGTTATTGTGCTGAAACACCTATGTTATTCGGCGAGATTGCGAAAGGCGCTAAGAATTCGAAAATGCAAAAGAAGGTCGCAAAATCAAAGGAAGAGCAACCACACTTACCTTTGCTGCCTGTCGCACAAGTTAATATGTTCATGCACTTCAAAAAGTTCATTCCACCTTGCTTCTATCCACACCCCAGTCACATACAAAATGTGCAGGGTGATGATAATTGTGGGTTTCGATCTATAGCGGTCGCCTTATCGCTTAAAGAGTGGGACTGGCCGTTAATACGGGAGGAGCTTCATGCTGGGTGCAACCGGTTCCACGAATTATGGAAAACGATAAATGAACCTGAGTATCAAAATGTTATGGAGTCATTAGTTTAG
- the LOC110912031 gene encoding GDSL esterase/lipase At4g10955, with the protein MSNQKVVQTETESDDENNPIHHPYAFHVSGPRKVSAPNWRDLINSSWKDGNYKRTVIACFIQAVYLLELDRQENRSEETALAPKWFIPFKYKLSRTLIDERDGSIYGAVLEWDRSAALSDFIVIRPSHAPRAVLALRGTLLKGPTLRRDIQDDLRFLAWESLKGSVRFKGALEALRSISDAYGSHNVAVAGHSLGAGFALQIGKSLAKQGLFVETHLFNPPSVSLAMSLKNMGEKAVVVWEKVKSMVTSSNNGATSNEDSNNQVVFNKWVPHLYVNNSDYICCYYTDPAGGKDGGDGGGGEKENVRPPSAANGHLAAKLFVLSKGKQKFLEAHGLEQWWSDDLELELALQSSKLISKQLKSLYSLPPSSTTSRR; encoded by the exons ATGTCGAATCAGAAAGTTGTTCAGACAGAAACTGAAAGTGACGATGAAAACAACCCGATTCATCATCCCTACGCGTTTCATGTATCCGGACCGCGTAAGGTTTCTGCCCCGAATTGGCGAGATCTCATCAATTCCAGCTG GAAAGATGGAAACTACAAGAGGACTGTCATAGCCTGTTTTATCCAAGCAGTTTACTTACTAGAACTCGATCGACAAGAAAACCGAAGTGAAGAAACCGCGCTAGCTCCAAAATGGTTCATACCCTTTAAGTACaaactttcaagaactttaattgATGAAAGAGATGGATCTATTTATGGTGCAGTTTTAGAATGGGATAGATCAGCAGCATTGTCTGATTTCATAGTCATTAGACCAAGTCATGCACCTCGCGCGGTTTTAGCACTACGAGGAACACTTCTAAAAGGCCCAACTCTTAGGCGCGATATACAAGATGATCTAAGGTTTTTAGCATGGGAAAGTTTGAAAGGTTCCGTTAGATTTAAAGGGGCGTTAGAGGCGTTAAGATCGATTTCTGATGCATATGGAAGTCATAATGTTGCTGTTGCGGGTCACTCTTTAGGGGCGGGATTCGCACTTCAGATAGGGAAATCGTTAGCAAAACAAGGGCTGTTTGTTGAGACTCATTTGTTCAACCCGCCCTCGGTTTCACTTGCGATGAGCTTGAAAAATATGGGCGAAAAAGCGGTTGTTGTTTGGGAGAAAGTTAAGTCAATGGTGACGTCATCTAATAATGGTGCCACATCTAATGAAGATAGTAATAATCAAGTGGTATTTAACAAATGGGTGCCTCATTTGTATGTTAACAATAGTGATTATATATGCTGCTATTATACTGATCCAGCTGGCGGTAAAGAtggcggcgatggtggtggtggtgagaagGAGAACGTGAGGCCGCCATCAGCCGCCAATGGACACCTGGCTGCGAAGCTTTTTGTATTGTCGAAAGGGAAACAGAAGTTTTTGGAAGCACATGGTTTGGAACAATGGTGGTCAGATGATTTGGAACTTGAACTGGCTTTGCAAAGTAGTAAGCTTATTAGCAAGCAACTCAAGTCATTGTATAGCCTCCCTCCTAGCTCAACCACGAGCCGTCGATGA